In Glycine max cultivar Williams 82 chromosome 15, Glycine_max_v4.0, whole genome shotgun sequence, the DNA window ACCTACATAATACACTACTTAAGGATAAACTCTTCATTAAAGTGATAccttttgtatgatttttaatttacctTTAAATTACTCAACATGTCTCTAAactaaatcatgtttttcaatTAGGTtactaaatttgtatttttatttttcattaaatttttatcgTTAGTTTTTCTTAGCGAAGTTAACAAtaggacctaattaaaaaataaattctcatTCAGGAACTCAACTGAAAAAAACTAATTcataaatctaattaaaaattatcaaataatttaacttgtaaattaatttaacctttacTACTTTTTAGTACAAGTCTCCTCTATATttaggttttttcaaaaaagaccACCTTCATCGAATCAATTCATCTACGATTTTTCTAAAGCCCGGCATCGGAATAGGTAAAGTAACCCATCTATTCTATTGCCAATTCACATGCAGAATGAGATACAATGATCTCTTAccaattttcacttttttctttttaagtggCTTCCTTGAATTGttacttaaaataaacattttgaaCCGAAAAGTTAGATATCACAAATAATTCTGAGGAGACTCCTTTTAGGCCtaaaatccaaaataatttCACTCCACCACCCTATAACACTAGTTTGATTCCCCACCCTAGGTGAAGGTTCCCTTTCAAAGTCCCCCTCCTAGTCTGTCCTTTGTTATTTACTTTTCGCTAGATCAGGAAAAAAATGGCACTTCCTAAAGCTTGATTCATACATGATTGTACTAAcctaaaatttaaagtaaaatcaAGACTGTTTGTACAAGGGTATGCAAATGCAAACCCCGTTGCAATGCTCCAATAAATTTAATGGAAATGGATTTGGTAGTCACCAAATTTAAGCATTCACCCAATCATCAAATGGGAACTTTTGAATGAAGATTAATATTGCGTTTAGATTAGTTTGATGAtgagaaataatcaattaatttctttattgtaaagataaaacaataaataattatttttactttttcataaaatcattataattttttgtctaaACTGTAGGTATCCTTCattagagataatttttttataagatggaATTGATTCTTGTGTGTTATTCAAATACCCTATAAATGACACAAATCCTAATGCATGTAAAAAATAACATCTATGAACATTTCTAACGTGGTTGTTTAAATGAGTTGCTTAACAAGTTTTTTCATTGGAGTTGATGACTTGATAGTACATGTTTAAGTGAGTTGCttatataaacaattgttgCTAAATTGattactacaaaaaaaaaaaaaaaaagcttttcaattcaaaatttaatgtgGCTTAAGTTAAGTACTTGCTCCAGCCACTTTAGCATTGaagtaaaattttgtataaagtTCTTAAATCTATCTGACATTGTAAgttcataaatttaatataaataatccaTTTAAGCAAGATCCATTGCAAATGCTCTAAGCCATTTGATATTTATTCATCAGTTTTGATGTACTATGTGAATGCATGACAATAAACTATAAGGAATTCACATGTAAAAACttaatgaagaaaatcatttctAAAAATGGAAATTTCCATTGCAATATTCCTAAGTCCCTGTTTAGGGTGGTCtctcatttttagttttgaatttttaaaaatcaaaataagttttaGTTTATtccttgtttttagtttttaaaaagatgtTATAAATTGAagacataataaaataagtaaattgttttatcttattttgctttactttaaaataatggtGGTAGCAAAGGTAGCAGAGTGAGAGTGGTGACGATAGTGATGGTATTAGTggaatggtggtggtggtgggttTGCCCCAGTTAAACTACCCACCCATAGTGTTCCCCCCAAAATTTTCAATGCAATGGTTAGGCATCCTTAGACAAAAGAGTAATCTTAAACTATACTTCCTAACTAGATGAGAAGCATTAGATTGAGAGACTTGGGCAAAATTGATTGAACTTCTTGCTCTCAGGGTGCTTTGCTTGAGCTCAACCATCTAAGATGCTTGTTTTTTGAGGGTGATTATTTCGCATGTTAAAtcaatgacccactaacctaggtCGGGTCATACTTAGGATGTAACGTGCTAAGTCATGCGGGTCAATTAAGGTTgggtataaaattttaatttttttaataaagattggATCATACGGGTCAATTAGTGACCCCGTATTCAACCATTGACCTAGTGAACCAATGCGCTGACTGGGTCAATCATcggtttgattttaaaaattatgagtgGTGATGGGATGCAATAGTGGCAACAATGACGACAACGACAATGGAGGCGGCGAAATGGTGGTGACAATAATAGTGACGATAATAGTGGTGGGATAGTGGTGGTGGAGTAGTATGGTGGCAACATCTGTGACAACGACGATGGAGACGACAAAATGATGACAATGGCAATGATGGTAGAGGCAGCAAAGGCAAGGTGTGATGGTGGTGGTAGAATGACAAAGGCAATaatggaggtggtggtggttgtggCAGTGTGGAGGTGGTGGAGGCAATAACGATGACAGAATGGTGACAATAATGACAGTAACAACAGTGGTGGTGGTTGTGGTGGAATGATGACAGGAAAAATGGTGGTGGAATGATTGTGGTATGATAATGATggttaaaatgtgttttttaaaattaaaaattaaattcacaaaatcttttttttggttttgataataaatgtaaaattattttgaaattgagttaAAAGTCAATTTGGTTCTATTTTTgccaaatgtattttattttaaaaattacatcgAAAATCAGAAACTTGCACCCACCTGTTTAGGCCTAATATCATGGAAGTGAATTTCATAtgtaaaagaaagtaaaagagggtccacttattttttaaataactaatgaGGGTCCACTTCGTGTTCTCCCAActattcaacaaaaatagacacTTTGTGTTCTTTCCACCTTTTGCAATTCTCACACTTGAACCCAATCAACCAACAGTAACACCACCCAAACTACAAACACAAAATGCAAACAGAAACCAAGACTTGCCCTTTTGGaggaatttttgttttttaacaaCCAGACAAACAGCGCCACACCTGAGCAAATTGTGTCAAACTAAAGggttataaatttacataactAGCAAACTGTACCTCAGTGTAAACACATATAATCCATTGCTGTATTCTCTACATCAAAACTCTTCTTTTTCAAGTGTGCCAAGCAAACTCAGAAATTATCATGTTGGGACAAGAAAAAGGGGCTCTTCATCCACTctaaaagttttaattaattaaacaacgcATTATCAACAAGAGATGTGATTGGTGCCATAGCTGATTGCTTGAAGACTTGATTCTGACATATTTGTCACCCATCTCATTGGGCCATTTGATTCTCCTGGTATATTATAAGCATAAGAAGGCCATCTTACATTCTCTCCACACATGTTGGTGACATTTATTCTGATCATCTTCTGTGTTCTTTCAAGAGCTATAAGACTTGAAAATGTGGAGAAACTGTTTCCCACAAAGATGTCAGCTCTTAAACACACTTCATAGTCAATTGCAGACTGAATTAAATAGGGATACTTCTTATAAATTCCATCAACACCAAGCCTCTTCTTCTCAAAAGGAAGAAACCCTTCTTCCCAATCATCTAGTATGGATGATGAATTGTTAAGGAGTTTATCAGCAACAGCAAGATAAACAACAACTGGAGTCTTCAAACCAGCAATATTCCCAACTCTTTCCACTATCTCTTTCTTGCCACTGCAGATTTGATTCGTGTTCAATCTCTGCTCTAGGTTTTTACAGTGAATCATCCAATCAATTTCTATCCTCATGTGGACAGCAACAAATGGAAGAGGCTGAAATGAAGATCCATCAGAGGTGATAATATTGTTCTCCACTTCCACTGCTTCAGTGTTGCCTGTTACCTCTCTTCCGACAGCTCGAATCCTAGACACAATCCTGTCTGCTTCCTTAGCAATCTCCTCTGTCAAATCCAAGCACTCAAAAACCCTTGCATAGTCCTTCACAGGCCAATGATCATGCCACAAGAAAGGGTTCTTCCCTACAATCCGAATTACCTCATAATCATCAAAAGAGCCCTTACTATGCTCCTTCAATTGTGCCAAATCTCTCTCCACTGTCCACCTCCTGCCACTCCCCTTCTCCATTTTCAGCACTTCTGTTCTATTCAAGACGTCTGAATAGCATCCCAACCGGACAAAACCACGGCAAAGGGCATTAAACTTCTCAAATTGGAATACCTTGTCAAAGGAAATTGGTTGCAGGAGGTCAATTTCTTTGTAAAACAGTGAGGCACTAAGGCTTGGCATCAACAATGTTCTATTCAGCATTCTAGCAGTAAGGCAAGCCCTTGCAAATGCAATCTTCTGATTGTTTAATCCCCAAACGAGCTGAGGAACCTCCAAAAACTTATCTTGCTGGATTCCAAAGTCCGAATTCAACAATGGAGTGCGGATACATACAAGGTTGCCCCATTCAATCCCATCAAAGCCAGGGAAGGATGGAAACAACAGTGCTCTAAGGATCAAAACAGTAACAAGCAAAACCATACATTTGCTAGTTATTGAATGCAATGGGCCAACCAAGAACTTTGACAACACTTCCATGTATCATTCACTCTACCATGCAAAGCATCaccaatttttttgctttaattcAAGAACTCAGATTACAGCATCGCTTACAAAGGATCAACACAAGTGTGGAGAAACCATGCCAACAAATTTGAAGGTCTTGAAGGTCCCCACAATCTGACTAGAGTAatacaaaaggaaagaaaagcaaCAAATTTCCAACAGAGTTCCCCTCCAACGATAAATATCTACAAAAGAAGAATCACAATAATAAGCTATGAAATTGTTATATCAAAAAATTGAATTCCAATTCTGATATACGGCGATACGTTCAATGTTTCATAACTTTATGCTATTTCAATTgcattaaaagataaaaggaaGAACAGAGAAAACAGACACCAAAACAAACGAGAAACAAGAACACGCCAAAACAAATGACACACATGTGAATCTCGGTAACAAACACCATCATTGCATGTCCCTATCACAACCCATACATCCGAAAAGCCAAAGAAACACGAGATACATCGATAAGAACGTGTCCCATCACCTAAGAAACCaacgataataataaaaaaagaaaaacaaagaactTCTATGAAGGATTTTGTTAGGCATTGTTAAGGCCATAACAGCGTCTGCATGTTGATTTTCTCACCTTTGGAAAACTTTGAATCACTGATGGAACGACCGTGTTTTAGAGTTGTGGGGTAAAGAAGAAAGCAACAGAGAGAATAAACAAAATGGGTGTGATGAAAGGTGGAAAAGGAACCAACTTGAATCAAAGATGAGTGGTTGgttatgaaaaaagatgaaaatggagaaagaagaagaagaagaagaagaagagagaatggTCAATAGTGTGTTGTTGGGAAGAGAGAAGATGAACATAAAAAGTTGGTACAAACAAAGGAGGCAGGGTACGGAGATAGAGAAGGAAAAGGCAGAAAGAATAGgcttttgaaataaatttaaaatgaaaaagtaaaagaagaatAAGATGAAGGTGAAGCAAGAGGACAAGTGAGATTTGATATTGCAGAGGGAATACCTGAGGTGTAACAGAGACAAAAACCAAggccaaatttaattttgttacggAAAAGGCTCTCTAGCCACATCAATTTTCCCCTTTTTCCATCTGCAAATAATGGTGTCactgattataattaaaatgggatttttttttcaaaggctAAAATATTTCGAAAATCAggatttttgatttatttgtgtgTTTGGGTCTTGATTCATAAGTTCAGTCGtttgtgattttgtttatttttttcttatgattttacttaatttGACATGTTGTTTTGGTTTATAGTTCAGTGAACTGTTGATTTAAGTGTTGTGAATTGTTGATTAACaccttaaaattattaaaaaaaatgtcttaaatcaatattttaacacCTAACTGTCATAACTAGCTATTTACGTGGTAAGTTAAATGGTTGTCTAATAATGCTATTGAAGGAAGGTATAAAAACATGAATAATAGCTAGACATGGTAATGGGCTGGTCGGGTACGGGTATGGTCTCCCCATACGTACCCGATACCCAACGGGTTTAAGTTTATTGTCCCATCCCCGTACCTGTCGAGTATTCTCAACCCTGTTCCACACaccatttagaaaaatatttttttttgtaaaaaaatattaaaaatttgattttagaaaaaaataaattgattgttaaacatttatttttaactacttatatttcaataaatttattataacgcGTGTGTCTATATAGATAGttgagaaaataatattaaattatgtaaaaattttaaaataaaattaactagtaataaaaattatatgccttttgattaaattatgcaaaaattctaaagattttaagtggTGGGGCGAGTTCGGATTCGGGGTCGGGAAGGGTCTAGTAATCCCATACCCGTACCCGACTTTTGGTTATCGGGAAAAACTCGAATTCGAACCCATATCCGGTCAACTCAGGTATTACCCGTCAAAGTCGAGAAAGATTCGAGCGGGTACCCGCGGATATGAGTTTTCTTGTCATGTCTAATAATAGCTGAGAAACTaaagttgattaaaaaattgttgaaaaataaaagtaaattttatgaaaaaatgagagagtaaaaatataatttattcaaaatttatatatgattcTCATGTCATACTAGTATATAACATGTGGTAAGTCACATGATTGAGAAATGAGATCTTAAGATAATTGTTGATTGATGCAAACATTtgctttaatgaaaaaataagcaCTACTTATCGTCAAGAGAAATTTTGTATAGACATGATAACCACACAACACAATGAAAGTATGAACAATGTCATTAAAAGAATATGTGTATCAACATGAGATATTACTTTTACAATGATTCCATCACCACACTCGCACATTAGTACATATTTTGTAGAATATAGACTTAACGCAACACAGTAGCTATCAGAAAACTTAGGAGTGATGAGAGACGCAAGTAATGCTCATTTGATGAGGCCAAAGCTCATAGAGCTCAAAGAATAAGGGATGACTGCCATGAAAATATGCCGTTGTATTGACATGATAAACGATACAAATGAAGTACATGTGTTCctatttataataactattgAGCATTGATAACAAGTAACATAACAAACTAAGAGATTAACTAAGTAACAGAATTTTACTCTTCTAATAatagcaaatatttttttttttattttaaaaaaatctcgaGATTGCAAATACAAGTGGACTAGAAAAGCACATAAGAGGGTGGAGGATTGATAGAGAAGAGGGACATAAAGGTTGAATGTTCTCATTTGTCAATGTAGTGTGAGTTTAGAGGCATAAGGAGGAGGACGTTAAGCTTTATTCATCCATTATCATGAAGTTTTCTTTTATATGATTGGAGGAAAGTTTCAGCATTTTCCTTGCATgtttttaaaaacaacaaaatatttgcCACATAGATgtccatttaaaaaatttctataaCTTGATAACAAGAAAGTTTTATCCTTTCATAAATTTCCCTTTACTTTTAACTAAGTTTTTTAGACAAAGATTGAgttttgtaaatgaaaaaatacaattagaaagaagagaatcTCATTAAAAGTGATCAATCAAATTTTTCAACAAAGATTAATCATTCATAAAATCGGTGAACACTTCTACGAATAacatatttaccaaaaaaataataatgctaAGGCCATAAAAAAGGAAGTTGATAGTAAGGACTAGCAGCTTAGACGTGTGTACATGAGACTACTAAAGGTTGGGTAGTCTGAATAGTGCCACGAAGAGTTGGACTGCGTCAAATTTGGGAACATCCCATTCCCCTGTGCGTGGTTTTGCTTCGACAGACGACAGTGAACAAAGGGGTTCAGTAGCATTGGAGTAGATTTGGGAACATCTGCTATGCATGATTTTGCTTCGGCAATGGACAATCAGATAGGAAATAGTAGTGGAGCAGATTTGGGAACGGGAGATGTTGAAGATTATCCATCATCCACCCTGGCTGAGCTTGTATTGTAGCAGCCACCAACAATTGCTCACTTGACAACAAGATTGGTGCCGGTCTATgtgatgtttttttattcagttagcaatattattatttatctagaaaaaaaattgaggaaaaaTAGGAAAAAGGGTTGTGCGAGTCCGCGTTCTCATCTGAAGACCCAGGCCTTCCTTGTCATTCCGGTTCTGAACCCTTCGCATAGCCCACCTAATGCTGTGTTTGGTTGAGAGGATGcaaataaaaatgatgaaaataaaataatatttaaattaaagcagAAACTAAAAGATGTGAAACTCATACGAAAGGCGCATACAAtaatttctttcctatttttctcTCCCTCCCCTCAACCGAACACAGCATAAAGGTTGTTTAGTGTGAGTCACTGAAGGTGGTTCTCGTGAAGTTCTCTTTGTGGGCTTGTGGCTAATGTTATCGGGTTAACTTTTTAGTAACctttttatacatataattgtCGTTAAGTAAAAATACCGTTGTATGGTGGATAATGACACAAATGGAGAGATATCATTCAGGTCTTAACATTTGTTTTGTTCTTATTCTTATTGTGTCGCCAATTAAGGTTGACTATTTATTCATATATACATAGTGGTATAATAGAAAACAGAAGATGGTTTCAAGACTGAGTCATTAGATTCGCGCACAAACTTCTTCACTATTTTGAGCAGAAAAAGCGGAATATGCAACACTCGTGTAAACAGGAGAGAAGTTCTAAGCTTTTCCCCTTACTTCTGGAAGAGTGGACAAAAGTCCCTTTAGATGAAGAACATTATGTTTTCCAGGTCAGCATGCAATGTGTAAAATCCCTGTTCAAATGAAGCAGTTCGTGAAGCTGATGAAGCATCTTTAGAAGATGAAAATGCTGTTGACTTTGGAGATTGCATCCTGATCCTTGCTTCATGGTATAATCGTCCTCTATAAGCAGCAAGGTCAGCATAATACACAGGAGGGACTAATGATACAGGTTTAGTGCACTTTGCAAAGGTGAAACACATCTCGTATATTAGCTTCTGCAATAAATCAGATGTAAACTTGTGCTCGTCCCATAAGACATGGTAATGAGTAGGCTTGCTTGTACCTAGGTTTCCATAGTAACTACAAAGGTAGAAGTCAAACTCATAAGGGTGTATAACTTTTGTGTCGACAACTGTTCCCGGCAAAACATTGCCACTGGAAGATCCATCTCTCCAGCCCTCTGGAAAAAATCGAGTATGATGTCGTTTTTGTGTTACAATAAGAGTGATTGTTGGAAAGTAATTTACTCTTTGAAATACTCCCTTCAAATCTAGTAGCTCTTCATTAAGAACCATGTCAAACTGGTATTCGCTCACCCCATCACGAAAAATAACAATTCTTTCTGGCCTAACTCCATTCATCCTCCTATAGCATGCAACAAGCTCAAGACAAACATCCCCAAAGTTCAATATTTTCTCACTTCGATTGTATTGTGGGAAAACACGTGCTGCATAACGATTTGCAGCAGGCCAATTAACAGTAGCAACCACAGCTGCAATTGATGGACTCCTGGTGTCTTGATAACCAGGATGGTTGACATCAGCCCCTAAAAACATAACATCTCCTTCATCCTCAAAGTAAGGTAGTCCATTACTGAGCTCCACGTTACTGCCGCCAAGCTTGGCATTGATCTTGAGAGCCAgattagtataaaatttgtcCTCCCCTTCATTAGCACTATTAGACAAGCAGCATTGTGTCAGTATACCAAGTTTGGTCTCAGAAATCCACTTTAGGTACTTATAACCGGGACTTTTTTTAGCCATTACACAGAGAAGAAATTGCGGGTGAACTTGGTTATATTTACAAATGTAGTTAATTTTTTCAAGTAATTCGGATAGTAAATCATAACTCGCAAGTATCTTCATTGAAGATTCTTCATACCAAATGGGCTCCTGCATGTATATACCCAATTTCTTGTATTTACCAATAAGCTTTTGAATGAATTCCTTGCCTCTTAATTTGTACTTATATGGCCCACAACTAGTGAAATCAAGAACACCCCAATACTCAACTGGTTTACCTTCCACCATTGATTTTCCAGCAAGATTCCAGTGACATTTCTCCATATCCACTGTTAATTTGATTATCTTTCCATTTGGATCACCTAACTTCAACTCTGGAGGACCAAGTACACGTCCTACAATAGTTGTCATGGTTGTGTTGACACTTATTCCAAAATTTTGAATAAGATCACTGCCAAATGAAGATATTGAAAGTGAGACATGTCTCCTACATATCTTAGACCAAAATAGGGAAACAATTATATAATCATGAATATATCAACAGACATTTCAAGGTAATGAATACAAAATTGTGCAGGTTTGTACTTATATGCAAGCTAGAACAATTGCTATACATCTGAgcaataatttgataatttcatgatttgaaaattaatcaatcataaataaaaatttaagtgcATATGTTGCATTTCATCAGGAGTTCAATAGTATATTTTCCTAGGAGTCTAGCATTAGCAGAGCAATTCATGTTATTTAGCTAGGAGTCTAGCATTAGCAGTGCAATTCATGTTATTTAACTAGgagtttaattatcaattttattatacTGCTAGAAACACagacaaaaataatattctgtCCTGTCTTCTAAAGAAATCTGAGTCTCTTCATGTTCCTAGTCTTAAATAGATTCGAAGACTACCACTGTAAAGAGTAAAGTGTAGTTTTTTCCTGCTAGCAACTATGGTTTTCCATCATATTATTATGTTTCTTCTGATTAGTTTCTTGTTTAAATGATCCAAAGAATTGGACAACTTCCACTTTAGCAGTTAATAACAGAGCATATGGACCAAACTTGTTCAGTGACTTGAACCTGACACCTGGTAGATATTTCATGCTTGGTTGACAGATGTATTTCACGCAAAGTATGAagtttggggggggggggggggcatttTCACCTTTTAATACCTATGCCTAATATGCACGTGGGCTGAAATAGTAATGTGTATGCAACCTGCAATTTACTCTTTAAATAAGTACCAAATGGTCTAAATCCATCAACGACATCGAATGCAACCTTAACTAAGAATCAAGGAAAGTAATAATACAAGTTCTAAAAGGCATACACGTTAAGAAATAATGCATTTGAAATGAAATTCCACTTACCTGCAAGGTCCATCACTAGATTGCACCATCTTTTGTATTGCACACTCCCTCTCATTTGGGTGAGCTAGTGACATTGCTTTCAATGTATTCGCAGAAATACCATCCAGACGCTCTTTGGGATATCTTTGGCCCTCAACCAAAACACAGAATTCCATGGGTACATAGTTCTTCTTCCTGTCTTTCCCTAAATCTAGACAAGGAATATCTTTGTACACGATATCCTTgccatatttttctttaaaaaaggtAATAAGACTAACATCATTTGAGTTCCATCCACCAGTATTGTCAATGGGAAAAGTGACATACCTAGTAATCATAGGTGTTAATCTTGAAATAATGTATTTCCGATTGCATTTACGATGAGTCACATTAACTTTCAATCCAATAAGTGCCTCCTCAATGAATTTTCTGAATTTTTCGAATTCATCCAATTTAAAGTTATCAATACGCTCATGCAAGAAATCCAAGACTGACATTTGCTTTCGAAAAGCCAATACTGAGTAGTCTACACATAAGGACAGACCCTGAGATGTAGGCTTCAAACTATGCTGAAACCCTCCAATAGCAATTATCCCGTGGTGAAGATCCTTCATTATGACAGGAGGATTTGTGGGATAGAAGTGTCGTCCTACAGAAACAGCACGTCTAGCTGGATTCTCTTTCACCACCACATCCATCCCTTGTAAAATGTCCCTAGGAATGGAGAGGTTATGCCCACTAAGATAGTCCATTAACTTGCAAAGCCTGAGTTTATTAACAAGAGTTAAGGTAACACTATATGAAATGGCCTTTTCATTCTCTCCTTCAGAGATCTCCACAGTAAAGGTCTCTTCTGGTAATTGTACAgcactataaatattttttgcacCATCATGTGCAGTCATCTCCAAGGGCAACCTCTCAGGATCATCAGAAAACAGTTTCTCTCTGATCATGGACAGATCAGAATTTGATAATTTCTGAGGCTGGCCAAATTTTGAAGAAACCTTAGGTTTGACACCAACACTATAATGCATTATTATACTCTCTGGATCAAACTTAACTGGGAAATGATTGACACGAAGTCTGCTTGTTAGAATTGCTAACGTGCCACCATTGTCAGGTCTCTGAATAGGTgaaattttatcctttttttcaaGGGTACAAGTTGAGGCAGGTAACTGTTTCGATATCTGTAATTTTTCCAGTTTGGGAACTACAGAATCTGCAAGGAAAATTAATAGCTAAAAAACAAATCgacataataataaacaagacttccaataatttatatttatatacatatacatcGGATGCCTATAAGGATAAAGCTCTAATGAAGATTGTTATCCTAGTTTGTTGTCCTCGTGCCtgtaattcataataaaaaaaacttaacattgtgtttcattttttcttgctttttattttttaaattgatatacttttactaataattacaaaaaataccaACTCGCCTTcaagaatttctaaaaaaaatagcaaaaacaaaatttaggtCCTGTTTGGATAAACATCTCCAAAAGTACTTATAGATAAAACGAATTGAACTCCTacaagctaaaatcaacttatgcacttaACTTTTATACTCTCATTTAACATTTCCAAAACATCTTTTATACTCTCATTtaacgtttccaaaatatggaatgcgtaagttgattttaacataCAGAAAAAATTCAATTCTTTTGCCTTTCTTGTTTTCTTATCTTATAAGCGCTTACCGAGAAGTTTATCATTGTTTTCATCATTTCGTTTGCAAATTCTTGAAAAGAGGAGACGAAGTGAAAACAAAGTCACGTTTTTGTAATTATcagtaaaaacaaaaaccacTAAATTACCAATAATGCATGCTTAAACCGGACATAAGAGGAATCTTATTATAGTAGTTTCTACAGTACCTATT includes these proteins:
- the LOC100783571 gene encoding protein argonaute 2, encoding METGAGGGGKGQQGGKTGIGIPQKPPEEPNLRPEWRRPTRTEQDVVLQPEWRRPRPSAPLSEPSNRVVEEELLFQPEWRRSKPSASAIANANASVWEPERRRSRPTATAFPWNQNYGVRKGMASSSGGGGGVERRGDPNDLWRRPAPPATDSVVPKLEKLQISKQLPASTCTLEKKDKISPIQRPDNGGTLAILTSRLRVNHFPVKFDPESIIMHYSVGVKPKVSSKFGQPQKLSNSDLSMIREKLFSDDPERLPLEMTAHDGAKNIYSAVQLPEETFTVEISEGENEKAISYSVTLTLVNKLRLCKLMDYLSGHNLSIPRDILQGMDVVVKENPARRAVSVGRHFYPTNPPVIMKDLHHGIIAIGGFQHSLKPTSQGLSLCVDYSVLAFRKQMSVLDFLHERIDNFKLDEFEKFRKFIEEALIGLKVNVTHRKCNRKYIISRLTPMITRYVTFPIDNTGGWNSNDVSLITFFKEKYGKDIVYKDIPCLDLGKDRKKNYVPMEFCVLVEGQRYPKERLDGISANTLKAMSLAHPNERECAIQKMVQSSDGPCSDLIQNFGISVNTTMTTIVGRVLGPPELKLGDPNGKIIKLTVDMEKCHWNLAGKSMVEGKPVEYWGVLDFTSCGPYKYKLRGKEFIQKLIGKYKKLGIYMQEPIWYEESSMKILASYDLLSELLEKINYICKYNQVHPQFLLCVMAKKSPGYKYLKWISETKLGILTQCCLSNSANEGEDKFYTNLALKINAKLGGSNVELSNGLPYFEDEGDVMFLGADVNHPGYQDTRSPSIAAVVATVNWPAANRYAARVFPQYNRSEKILNFGDVCLELVACYRRMNGVRPERIVIFRDGVSEYQFDMVLNEELLDLKGVFQRVNYFPTITLIVTQKRHHTRFFPEGWRDGSSSGNVLPGTVVDTKVIHPYEFDFYLCSYYGNLGTSKPTHYHVLWDEHKFTSDLLQKLIYEMCFTFAKCTKPVSLVPPVYYADLAAYRGRLYHEARIRMQSPKSTAFSSSKDASSASRTASFEQGFYTLHADLENIMFFI
- the LOC100798043 gene encoding O-fucosyltransferase 23, which encodes MEVLSKFLVGPLHSITSKCMVLLVTVLILRALLFPSFPGFDGIEWGNLVCIRTPLLNSDFGIQQDKFLEVPQLVWGLNNQKIAFARACLTARMLNRTLLMPSLSASLFYKEIDLLQPISFDKVFQFEKFNALCRGFVRLGCYSDVLNRTEVLKMEKGSGRRWTVERDLAQLKEHSKGSFDDYEVIRIVGKNPFLWHDHWPVKDYARVFECLDLTEEIAKEADRIVSRIRAVGREVTGNTEAVEVENNIITSDGSSFQPLPFVAVHMRIEIDWMIHCKNLEQRLNTNQICSGKKEIVERVGNIAGLKTPVVVYLAVADKLLNNSSSILDDWEEGFLPFEKKRLGVDGIYKKYPYLIQSAIDYEVCLRADIFVGNSFSTFSSLIALERTQKMIRINVTNMCGENVRWPSYAYNIPGESNGPMRWVTNMSESSLQAISYGTNHISC